From Gallus gallus isolate bGalGal1 chromosome 14, bGalGal1.mat.broiler.GRCg7b, whole genome shotgun sequence, one genomic window encodes:
- the NAA60 gene encoding N-alpha-acetyltransferase 60, whose protein sequence is MTEEVPPTALTNVNLRLLCHDDIDAVKQLCGDWFPIEYPDSWYRDITSNKKFFSLAATYRGSIVGMIVAEIKSRTKVHKEDGDILASNFPLDTQVAYILSLGVVKEFRKHGIGSLLLESLKDHISTTAQDHCKAIYLHVLTTNNTAINFYENRDFKQHHYLPYYYSIRGVLKDGFTYVLYINGGHPPWTIFDYLQHIGSTLASLSPCSIPQRIYRQAQSLLCSLLPWSGISAKSGIEYSRTM, encoded by the exons ATGACAGAGGAGGTGCCTCCGACCGCCCTCACCAACGTGAACCTGCGTCTGCTGTGCCACGATGACATAGACGCGGTGAAGCAGCTCTGCGGCGACTGGTTCCCTATAGA gtACCCTGACTCATGGTACCGAGATATCACTTCCAACAAGAAGTTCTTTTCCCTCGCAGCCACATACAGAGGCTCCATCGTGGGAATGATAGTGGCAGAGATCAAGAGCAGAACAAAGGTGCATAAAGAG GATGGAGACATCCTAGCTTCCAATTTTCCTTTGGACACTCAAGTTGCTTACATACTAAGTCTTGGAGTGGTGAAGGAGTTCAGGAAACATGGGATTG GTTCGCTCCTGCTTGAAAGCTTAAAAGACCATATATCAACGACTGCCCAAGATCACTGCAAAGCCATCTACCTGCACGTCCTCACCACTAACAACACAGCAATAAACTTCTATGAAAACAGAGACTTTAAACAGCACCACTATCTTCCCTATTACTATTCCATAAGAGGGGTCCTCAAAGATGGCTTTACCTACGTTCTGTACATCAATGGTGGACACCCACCCTGGACGATCTT TGACTACCTGCAGCACATCGGATCAACGCTAGCCAGCCTGAGCCCGTGTTCCATTCCCCAGAGGATATACCGACAAGCCCAgagccttctctgcagccttctgccATGGTCTGGCATTTCTGCCAAGAGTGGCATCGAGTACAGCCGGACGATGTGA
- the NUDT16L1 gene encoding tudor-interacting repair regulator protein isoform X1, which produces MAAMGAMGVMAAVGALPAGAGSLPPLPTLGVPGVPELKPLTRYEAMRLGPGWSHSCHAMLYAPNPGMLFGRIPLRYAVLVMGMVRVPLYTQKDRMGGLPNFLANSFVGTAKFQLLFALKILNMVPEEKLAEAVAATQKPKKPAIDHAAVAAAKQANELAAAARAGNEYADSGENQAAAHAAAELAEQQAAGLESQAVLEHLAAVPGAEAVVAELHAQPGADAVLEQPVAEAME; this is translated from the exons ATGGCGGCCATGGGAGCCATGGGAGTGATGGCGGCCGTAGGAGCGTTGCCGGCGGGCGCGGGGTCCCTCCCGCCGCTGCCGACGCTGGGGGTGCCCGGCGTGCCCGAGCTGAAGCCGCTGACGCGGTACGAGGCCATGCGGCTGGGCCCGGGCTGGAGCCACTCGTGCCACGCCATGCTGTACGCGCCCAACCCGGGCATGCTGTTCGGCCGCATCCCGCTGCGCTACGCCGTGCTG GTGATGGGCATGGTCCGTGTCCCCCTCTACACCCAGAAAGATCGCATGGGTGGGCTGCCAAACTTCCTGGCCAACTCCTTCGTTGGAACTGCCAAATTCCAGCTGCTCTTTGCTCTGAAGATCTTGAACATGGTGCCGGAGGAGAAGCTGGCCGAGGCGGTGGCTGCCACGCAGAAGCCGAAGAAGCCGGCGATCGACCACGCGGCTGTGGCAGCAGCTAAGCAGGCGAACGAGCTGGCGGCGGCCGCCAGAGCAGGCAATGAATACGCAGATAGCGGAGAGAACCAGGCAGCTGCGCACGCTGCGGCcgagctggcagagcagcaggcggCCGGGCTGGagagccaggctgtgctggagcatcTGGCGGCCGTGCCGGGGGCTGAGGCCGTGGTGGCGGAGCTGCACGCGCAGCCCGGGGCAGAcgctgtgctggagcagccgGTGGCTGAGGCCATGGAGTGA
- the NUDT16L1 gene encoding tudor-interacting repair regulator protein precursor, producing MAAMGAMGVMAAVGALPAGAGSLPPLPTLGVPGVPELKPLTRYEAMRLGPGWSHSCHAMLYAPNPGMLFGRIPLRYAVLMQMRFDGLLGFPGGFVDRRYWSLEDGLNRVLGLGLGCVRLTEADYLCSHLTDGPHRVVAHLYARQLTLEELHTIEISAVHSRDHGLEVMGMVRVPLYTQKDRMGGLPNFLANSFVGTAKFQLLFALKILNMVPEEKLAEAVAATQKPKKPAIDHAAVAAAKQANELAAAARAGNEYADSGENQAAAHAAAELAEQQAAGLESQAVLEHLAAVPGAEAVVAELHAQPGADAVLEQPVAEAME from the exons ATGGCGGCCATGGGAGCCATGGGAGTGATGGCGGCCGTAGGAGCGTTGCCGGCGGGCGCGGGGTCCCTCCCGCCGCTGCCGACGCTGGGGGTGCCCGGCGTGCCCGAGCTGAAGCCGCTGACGCGGTACGAGGCCATGCGGCTGGGCCCGGGCTGGAGCCACTCGTGCCACGCCATGCTGTACGCGCCCAACCCGGGCATGCTGTTCGGCCGCATCCCGCTGCGCTACGCCGTGCTG ATGCAGATGCGCTTTGACGGCCTACTGGGCTTCCCCGGGGGGTTCGTGGACCGCCGGTACTGGTCCCTGGAGGACGGTCTGAACCGGGTGCTGGGCCTGGGCCTGGGCTGCGTGCGCCTGACGGAGGCCGACTACCTGTGCTCGCACCTGACGGACGGGCCGCATCGCGTGGTGGCTCACTTATACGCCCGGCAGCTGAccctggaggagctgcacaCCATCGAGATCAGCGCGGTGCACTCCCGAGACCACGGGCTGGAG GTGATGGGCATGGTCCGTGTCCCCCTCTACACCCAGAAAGATCGCATGGGTGGGCTGCCAAACTTCCTGGCCAACTCCTTCGTTGGAACTGCCAAATTCCAGCTGCTCTTTGCTCTGAAGATCTTGAACATGGTGCCGGAGGAGAAGCTGGCCGAGGCGGTGGCTGCCACGCAGAAGCCGAAGAAGCCGGCGATCGACCACGCGGCTGTGGCAGCAGCTAAGCAGGCGAACGAGCTGGCGGCGGCCGCCAGAGCAGGCAATGAATACGCAGATAGCGGAGAGAACCAGGCAGCTGCGCACGCTGCGGCcgagctggcagagcagcaggcggCCGGGCTGGagagccaggctgtgctggagcatcTGGCGGCCGTGCCGGGGGCTGAGGCCGTGGTGGCGGAGCTGCACGCGCAGCCCGGGGCAGAcgctgtgctggagcagccgGTGGCTGAGGCCATGGAGTGA